AGAAAAGACAGGCTATCTGCTACAACGAACTTGAAACCACATGCCCGCCTTTCGCGGTTCACCTCTCTTTCCGCGGTCGATCACATCCCACGGAAAGAGGTTAACCACGAATGGGCACGAATGGACACGAATGACCAAAGCATCGCTATCCGCCTCCTCAGTGGTCTTCCTTCTAGGTCGATTCGTGGGGACTCCCTGCTTGTTCCTCAAACATGGCCAACCGCGAACGCTCGCGAACCCGGCCGCGAAAACCCGCGGTCGTCGCCGCCGCTCACGCACTCGTGTCGCGCAACCGGCCGCCCCCCGTTTTCGCGCCCCTTCGCGCCTTTCGCGGTTCACCTCTCTTTCCGCGGTCGATCACATCCCACGGAAAGAGGCTAACCACGAATGGACACCAATGGACACGAATGACCAAAGCATCCCTACCCGCCACTCCTCAGCGGTCTTCCTTCGTGTCGATTCGAGTCCATTCGTGGTTACGCCCTGCCTTCCGACCTCCGCGGATCGATCCACTTTCACTTTCACTCTCACCCTCACTCCGGGCGGCCACGCCGCCCGGCCACTTTCACTCTCACTTTCACTCCCGGGCTGCGCAGCAGCCCGGGATCTCACTTAGGCGGCGGCGAGGCCGCCGCCTAGTGTCCTTTCGTCAGCGATACGTTCGCGGCGCCGTTGCCGCCGGCGAGCCGTGACCAGCCGAAGCCGTAGGCCGCGACGATGCCGAAGCAGACCAGCGGCACGATGAACGCGCGCGACATGCCATGCGCATCGCCCACGGCGCCCATGATCTTCGGCACGATCGCGCCACCCATGATTGCCATCACGATGTAGGCCGAGGCGCGCTTCGCCCGGCTGCCGAGGCCGTGGATCCCGAGCGCGAAGATCGTCGGGAACATGATTGACATAAAGAAATAGCTCAGGAACACGCACGCGACCGACAGCCAGCCGAGCCTCAGGAACACCAGCAGGCACGCCAGCACGTTGAGGACGCCGTACAGGCCGAGCACCTTGTGCGCGGCAAATTTGCGGAGAATCGCCGCCCCGGAAAACCGGCCGGCGAGGAAGCAGAAGAATCCAACTGAAACCAGAAACGATGCCCCTTTATCGCTCAGGCCCATGACACCCGCCGCATTTCTTTCGAGCAGTGCCGCCCTCCATCCTGAGTCCCATGCCTCTGGCACAGCAGGCACTTCAGAGGTCATGTAATTGATAAAGAAACTAAAGATACCTGCCTGCGCCGCTACGTAAAAGAACTGGGCCAGCGGCGCGCCGGAAAAGTGCGGGTGCGACCAAATGCTATGCGAAGGCATCCGTCTCACCGTTCTTGCGAGAACCACTGCGGCAACAAGCATGGAGACACCTGCAGCCCAACCGATCACGATCGCGAGCGCGTTGGACTCCGCGACATGAGCGATACCGGGATGAGGCAGCGATGACGCCACGCCAACCGCCGCAGAACTGACGCCCAATGCGTTCAGTATGACCCACAAAATCATGCCTATGCTTACGGCAAGCACCGAAATATTACCGAGCAGTAGTGTATAGATTGCTCCAAACCCAGCCGATCCAGCGGCACTCTCCGTGGCGCCCGTACGCTTCGTGGCCTCCACGTGATAAACGTCCTGCGACTTCACATCAGGCACGTTCGCAAAGTAAAATACCACTGCCAAAAGAATCACTACGACCGCCACGGCCGCATAGGGTATCCAGAGCGTCTGGCTTCCCGTGCTCGCGCCACTCGCATCCTTGCCATAGAAAAACATGCCGCCCGCAAGCGGGCCGAGGATCCAGCCGATGCCATTGCAGGACTGCGCTAGGTTGATGCGAGACGCTGCGTATTCCGGCGGCCCGAGGACCGTCGTATACGGATTGGCGACCGTCTCGAGGAAGGTCAGGCCGGCGGCGATCACGCACACGCCGAGGAGGAAGGCCCAGAACTGCGCGATGTGCGTCGCCGGGATGAACCAGAAGCCGCCCACGGCGACCATCAGCAGGCCCGCGATGATGCCGCCCTTGTAGCCGAGCTTCGTCGCGAGCCAGCCGGCCGGCAGCGCCATCAGAAAGTAGCCGAGGTAGTGGGCGAACTGCACCCAGGCCGACTGCGCCAGCGTGAGGTGCAGCTCGTTCTGAAAATGTTTGTCCATCACGTCGATCATCCCGTTGCAGAACCCCCAGAGGAGGAACAGCGAGCTCACGAGCGCGAAGGTCACAATCAGGTTTCGGCCATCCGCCAAAACGAAGAGGCTCTTCTTCGCCGGGGCAGCCGCGGGGGAGGCAGCGGAGGTATTCACGAGGGGGAGTTGAAAGGGGGGATTGGCGCCGGAGCGCAGACACGCCGGACGCCGGGACCGGAGAAAAGGAACGGGGAAAGCAGGCAGTACGGGGGAGCCGGGGGTGTCCGGCCAGCGCAATCTCGCGGCCGAACGGACACTTGCCCGGCAGGGCGGCTCAGCCCTTCACGACGGTGTCGCCCTCGATTTCGACAACGAGCACCCAGCCCATCGTGTCGTTGAGGTGGCGGGTGACGTCGACGTAGCGGCCGCCTTCCGGATGCGGCTGGATCGGGAGCGGCGTCTGCTGCGGATCGTGAAGGTAGTACGCGCGTTTGATCGCGTTCTTAAAGTTCGGGAGCCGGAACATCGCGTCTGCCCCCTTGCGCGGCGCGCCGCCGACGTGGAAGACCGTGAAGTAGAGTTTCCCGGGCTTGGTCGTGCAGCGCCACTCCTGCAGCGGCAGGAACCACGGCTCGCCCTGGCGGTTTTTGAGCGACTGCGCGTAGTCGCCGTACTCCTCACCGAAGGGGGTGCGGCCCGCGCCGTACACCGCCTCGCCGTTGACCTTCAGCCAGCGGCCGACCGTCCGCAGGTTGTCCACGCTGCCCTGGGGAATGACGCCGTCGGCCATCGGGCCGATGTTGAGCAGGTAGTTGCCGCCCTTGGACACGATATCGACGAGTTTGAACAGGATGTCACCGGGCGCCTTCCAGTCGGTGTCGTCGGTCCGGTAACCCCAGGTGTGATTGATGGTCGCCGGCACCTCCCAGTCGCCCTGGCGCTCGCGCGCCGGGATCGCGTTGTCGCCGGTGGATGCGTAGTCGCCGGGCACGCCGAGCCGGCCGTCGATGAGGGTGTTGGGCTGGAGCGAGCGGACGAGGTCGACGAAGCGGCGGCCGCGTTCGCCGCCCATCATGCGCGCCGTATCAAACCAGATGAGACAGACTGGGCCGTAGCCGGTGAGGAGCTCGCGGACCTGCGGCTCGGCCTTCGTGCGGAGGTACTGGTCGTAGGAGCCGTCCTGGTCCTTCACGGCGTCGGCCGGGAAGTCCCAGTCGTTGCCCGCGCCGCCGCGCTCATGCCAGTCCTGCGACTGCGAGTAGTAGAAGCCGAAAGGCAGGTGGTGCCGCGCGCAGGCGTCGGCGAGTTCCTTGATCGGGTCGCGGCCCCACGGCGTGGCGTCGACGACGTTGAACGGCGAGACCTTCGAGTGGTACATCGCGAAGCCGTCGTGGTGCTTCGCGGTGATGACGATGTACTTCATACCGGCGTCCACCGCCATCTGCACCCAGGCCTCGGCGTCGAAGTGGACGGGCGCGAAGCCGCCGGCGAGTTTCTCGTACTCGGCGACGGGCACCTGCATGCGGTTCATGATCCACTCACCGAGGCCGGGCGAACGCTGGCCCTTCCAGGTGCCCGCGGGAATCGAGTACAGCCCCCAGTGGATGAAGAGCCCGTACTTGGCCTCGCGGAACCATTGGATCCGCGCCTCGCGGGCCGCAGGGGTGTCGTAGTCTTTCACGACGGCGGGAGTGGAGGGAGTGGAAGTCGAGGAGTCGGGAGTGGAGACGGCGGGACTAGAAACGGCGGGCGCGGAGGGAGCGGGCGCCGCCGCCGGCGCGGGCGTCTGGGCGACCGCGGCAGCAGACAGCAGGAAAGCAGCAAGGATCGCGGGAGCGACAGGAGAAGACATGGGGGAGAAAGCACGACGCCGGCGCGGCGCCAGCGAACGGCAGCACAATACCCCGCCCCGCCCCCCGGAGGGAATGGATAATCCCGACCATCGCATGACGACTTTCGTCACCAATCTTCCACGATGAGTCCGGGCACTCGGCGGAACTCGTCGGTGTTTCCAGTCACAACGCATGCTCCGAGCGCGAGAGCCTGGCCGGCCAACAACGCGTCGTAGGGCCCGATCGGTTGCGCGTTGGGCTTCAGGGTCGCCAGATAAGCACGGACATTGCCTGCATAGGCCGCGGCGTCGGCATCGAACGGCGCGATGTCCGGAAGGATGCTGCGGAGCTGGGCCACCCGCTCGCGATGTTTGGGCATCCCGGACTTGGCCGCGCCATACTCAAGTTCGCTCAATACGATTGCCGAGATGCGGCAGAAGGGCAGCTCACCGAGCAGCCGGTCGTGCAGCGCGAGATTCGTCTCTCCGCCGCGCAAGAACCGCGAGAACACGTTCGTGTCAGGGAGATAGATCACGACACTTGGGCCTCAGGATTCGCGCACAGGGAAATCCGGGGCAGAGCCGAAAAGGCCGGCGAGCGCCTTTCGACGCTTGGCCAAGTCTGCTGGATCTACGGCGACAAAGCCGGATGCGGTGGGCGTCAGCGCGAACGTCTTCCCGATGGGAACGCGCATCCCCGACGGCAACCGCAACGCGGCTGAATTGCCTGACTTAAAGACCTTTCCGAGCGGAGCTGAGGCCAGCTTTGCCAGGGCCTTTCGGCGGTTACCGGGGGAGGATTTCATGTATGCACACCGTATATCCGGGAGGCTCCGGCGCAAGCGGCAATCCGTCCAGGCACCGCTGACCACGCGGCGCCGGACGGCCTCATTTGCCGCGCCGAACCCGAAGGCCTCCGCCCCCAACCGGCCAAGAAGCCGAAGCCCAAGGCAGGCGGTCCGCCCCACATACCCAAGCTGAACCCAGCCGCCCAGCCGCAGATCCCGTTGGCGACCGCCGGCGAAGCTCACTCCGACCGCCGGCGCCGATGGCGCCTCCGATCATTCAACATTTACCATTAGGCCGCCGCCACCCGGCCGCGCGTGGGGCAATTCAGCGAGCTAACTAGCCAATTCTGGCTAGTTACGGGCCCTAACGAGCCAGATTTGGCTAGTTATCGCGGCTGCCCCCTGCAGAGATAACGCCGAGCACCGCCGTGGAGCCGTCGCAGAATTCTCCATTCTGCATTCATCATTCTCCATTAGGCCGCCACGGCGGCCGAGTCGGCGGCTCGCGCGTGTGCGCCAGCGGGGACTGCGTCGGGCCCAGCCCGCGCCTGCGCCGTCCCCGGCCCCGACGCCCCCCGCAGACTCCGCGTCGTCCGCGCCGCGCGCGCCCCGTCCGTTGCCCGCCAAGCGCCCCACTCCCGCCCAGGTCGCCGCCATGGCCGAGCAGCACCGGCAGCGAATCATGCTGCTCGTCCGCGCCATCGTCTTCAATCGCCTCAACAACTACACCGCCCACCAAGTCGTGGTGAACACGATGAACAGCACCCATCTCGCCGAGGCCGACCGCCCCGCCTTCATCGGCGCCGTGACTGGCCAGCTCAACGGACTCAACGCGCAAACCATCCAGGCCTTTTCGATCAGCTCCGCCGACTTCGAACGCTGGTCCCGCGACTGGGACCCCACCCTCGGCATCATCGACGCCTACGCCGACGCCGCCCGCAGCACCTGACCTTCCCTCCACGGCGTCATCCCTCAACCCGAAGGTAAAAGGTAAGGATGCCCCCCACGGCTGTCTGATCAGAACCCATTCATCTCCAATTGGATGGGTATATCAAGTGGCGTGTTTGTTGTATCAATCTTCGCAAATATCT
The window above is part of the Opitutus sp. ER46 genome. Proteins encoded here:
- a CDS encoding PIN domain-containing protein, encoding MIYLPDTNVFSRFLRGGETNLALHDRLLGELPFCRISAIVLSELEYGAAKSGMPKHRERVAQLRSILPDIAPFDADAAAYAGNVRAYLATLKPNAQPIGPYDALLAGQALALGACVVTGNTDEFRRVPGLIVEDW
- a CDS encoding alpha-L-fucosidase, producing MSSPVAPAILAAFLLSAAAVAQTPAPAAAPAPSAPAVSSPAVSTPDSSTSTPSTPAVVKDYDTPAAREARIQWFREAKYGLFIHWGLYSIPAGTWKGQRSPGLGEWIMNRMQVPVAEYEKLAGGFAPVHFDAEAWVQMAVDAGMKYIVITAKHHDGFAMYHSKVSPFNVVDATPWGRDPIKELADACARHHLPFGFYYSQSQDWHERGGAGNDWDFPADAVKDQDGSYDQYLRTKAEPQVRELLTGYGPVCLIWFDTARMMGGERGRRFVDLVRSLQPNTLIDGRLGVPGDYASTGDNAIPARERQGDWEVPATINHTWGYRTDDTDWKAPGDILFKLVDIVSKGGNYLLNIGPMADGVIPQGSVDNLRTVGRWLKVNGEAVYGAGRTPFGEEYGDYAQSLKNRQGEPWFLPLQEWRCTTKPGKLYFTVFHVGGAPRKGADAMFRLPNFKNAIKRAYYLHDPQQTPLPIQPHPEGGRYVDVTRHLNDTMGWVLVVEIEGDTVVKG
- a CDS encoding MFS transporter encodes the protein MNTSAASPAAAPAKKSLFVLADGRNLIVTFALVSSLFLLWGFCNGMIDVMDKHFQNELHLTLAQSAWVQFAHYLGYFLMALPAGWLATKLGYKGGIIAGLLMVAVGGFWFIPATHIAQFWAFLLGVCVIAAGLTFLETVANPYTTVLGPPEYAASRINLAQSCNGIGWILGPLAGGMFFYGKDASGASTGSQTLWIPYAAVAVVVILLAVVFYFANVPDVKSQDVYHVEATKRTGATESAAGSAGFGAIYTLLLGNISVLAVSIGMILWVILNALGVSSAAVGVASSLPHPGIAHVAESNALAIVIGWAAGVSMLVAAVVLARTVRRMPSHSIWSHPHFSGAPLAQFFYVAAQAGIFSFFINYMTSEVPAVPEAWDSGWRAALLERNAAGVMGLSDKGASFLVSVGFFCFLAGRFSGAAILRKFAAHKVLGLYGVLNVLACLLVFLRLGWLSVACVFLSYFFMSIMFPTIFALGIHGLGSRAKRASAYIVMAIMGGAIVPKIMGAVGDAHGMSRAFIVPLVCFGIVAAYGFGWSRLAGGNGAANVSLTKGH